The Gilliamella apicola genome window below encodes:
- a CDS encoding nucleotide sugar dehydrogenase: MTYCSDDLLNSNFYIIVVPTPIDSKNKPDLSCLFSATETIARKLKKVDILVYESTVYLGVTEELCIPLLERVSQLKAKKDFQVGYSPERINCNDDMHTIRNTVKNS, translated from the coding sequence ATGACCTACTGTAGCGATGATTTACTTAATTCTAATTTTTATATAATTGTTGTTCCGACTCCTATTGATAGTAAAAATAAACCTGATTTAAGTTGTTTATTTTCAGCAACAGAAACCATTGCGCGAAAATTAAAAAAAGTGGATATACTCGTATATGAATCTACAGTCTACCTTGGAGTGACAGAAGAATTATGTATTCCTCTTTTAGAGAGAGTTTCACAATTGAAAGCGAAAAAAGATTTTCAGGTTGGATATTCTCCTGAACGAATTAATTGTAACGATGATATGCATACAATTAGAAATACAGTTAAAAATTCCTGA
- a CDS encoding DUF6271 family protein, producing MKSVFFIPTNRSIKDSISSYIKEILYANDVLQVNIPLIVVETNEFSSIENNGIIKSLKNQYPKLNILHLSVDVQKKYFKSLFKGMDDDFYKIFTYTGTDYATAMNKLGLFACSMGANAYHRRDSDTCLLFDRRSEAREVYPIEYELKYLGKPIMEIVNDLDIKNLKQDINNKRRILVVGGNYLGEWNLDVKDFAKVSYDYVYKIYELLGFKSEHIIDICDDIFKLEQPVPQNDVISLITSVDDGCNPDCGNVSVYRLFEFLPNLPGKNTLAADYFAFDTSTALGYPSVHHTRPVFHDYHDERFEYDKKLKYWYGMLKFADYFSLYGSIYNDKLIDNFCDYDDCFVSQQMCESLSEKIASFASNDTKREEHIIRIIDEVLLKFDENYSKIGQELRKVTAKCIAECNEEYFLHVKLLKNWSKIIVQAKNISLMDFIVDH from the coding sequence ATGAAATCAGTATTTTTTATACCAACAAATAGAAGTATTAAAGATAGTATTAGTAGTTATATTAAGGAGATTTTATACGCAAATGATGTCTTGCAAGTTAATATTCCTTTAATTGTAGTTGAAACCAATGAATTTTCATCTATAGAAAATAATGGAATTATTAAATCATTAAAAAATCAATATCCAAAATTGAATATTCTACATCTATCTGTTGATGTACAGAAAAAATACTTTAAATCACTTTTTAAAGGTATGGATGATGATTTCTATAAGATTTTTACTTATACAGGTACCGATTATGCTACTGCTATGAATAAATTAGGTTTATTTGCGTGTTCAATGGGGGCTAATGCCTATCATAGAAGAGATTCTGATACTTGTTTGTTATTTGATAGAAGGAGTGAAGCTAGGGAAGTCTATCCAATTGAGTATGAGTTAAAGTATTTAGGTAAACCAATAATGGAAATAGTTAATGACTTGGATATCAAAAATCTTAAACAAGATATAAACAATAAAAGACGAATACTTGTGGTTGGTGGGAATTACTTAGGTGAGTGGAATCTTGATGTAAAAGATTTTGCAAAAGTGTCGTATGACTATGTTTATAAAATATATGAACTACTTGGTTTTAAATCTGAGCATATTATTGATATTTGCGATGATATATTCAAATTAGAGCAACCCGTTCCTCAAAATGATGTTATTTCCTTAATTACTTCTGTTGACGATGGGTGTAATCCTGACTGTGGTAATGTTAGTGTCTATCGACTATTTGAGTTTCTACCAAACTTACCTGGTAAAAATACATTAGCAGCGGATTATTTCGCTTTTGATACCTCGACTGCATTAGGCTACCCATCTGTACATCATACTAGACCCGTGTTTCATGATTATCATGATGAAAGATTTGAGTATGATAAAAAACTAAAATATTGGTATGGAATGTTAAAATTTGCAGATTATTTTTCATTATATGGAAGTATCTATAATGATAAGCTTATTGATAACTTTTGTGATTATGATGATTGCTTCGTTTCTCAACAAATGTGTGAGTCTCTTTCTGAAAAAATAGCATCATTTGCTTCTAATGATACTAAAAGAGAAGAGCATATAATCAGAATTATTGATGAAGTATTATTAAAATTCGATGAAAATTATTCAAAGATAGGACAAGAATTAAGGAAAGTCACTGCAAAATGTATTGCCGAATGTAATGAAGAATACTTCTTACACGTTAAACTCTTAAAAAACTGGAGTAAAATCATAGTACAGGCCAAGAACATTAGTTTAATGGATTTTATTGTTGATCATTAA
- a CDS encoding GNAT family N-acetyltransferase, with protein MKKVNANYCISLPLIEDLLNDERNTELYLAYYNGKIVSGSIILKSKNNIFYWINASDSVSLKFKPNRKVLSHIITKYSDIDYINLGFSHSDTLRQFKKTWGAKDFKYYVFEKSF; from the coding sequence ATGAAAAAAGTTAATGCTAATTATTGTATCAGTTTGCCTTTAATCGAAGATTTGCTTAATGATGAAAGAAATACAGAACTATATTTAGCTTACTATAATGGCAAAATTGTATCAGGTAGTATTATATTAAAATCAAAAAATAATATCTTTTATTGGATAAACGCTAGTGATAGTGTTTCATTGAAATTTAAACCAAATCGTAAAGTACTCTCCCATATTATTACTAAGTATTCAGATATTGATTATATCAACTTGGGGTTTTCACATAGTGATACATTAAGACAATTTAAAAAAACATGGGGAGCTAAGGATTTTAAATATTATGTGTTTGAAAAATCATTTTAA